One Deltaproteobacteria bacterium genomic window, TTGAACCTTGCGACGGAGATGGCGCCGGACCGGGCGAGGTGCGAAAGACCGGCAAGGAAAAGGGCGCGCAGGGCGAGCCGAAGCTCTCCTTTTATGCCGAGTTCGGAGGCAAGGTCCAGCCATTCCGAGGTCGGAAGGCGGGTGGGGGAAAGATCCTCGCAGGCAAGGTCGGGGGCTGCCCCGGCGGCAGCCATGCCATCGACGGACGAATCGGCACGGCGCGATTTCCGCCATCGTGCGATACCGACGGCGAGCAGGCAGGCGACGAGCGCCAGCAGCGCGTAAAGGAGCAGTTGAGGCACCACGAGACGGTCAGGTCCTCCGCCGCGCTTCGCTTCGGGCGCATCCCGGTCGGGAAACGTCTCCCGCCACCAACGGGCGAAATTTCTCACCCATTTCGCGATCGTCCGCAATGCGTAATCGAGAGATTCTCCGACCGAGGTGACGAGGGACGCCAGGAACCCTTTCTCCTCCGGCGACTCCTTCTTGGGGGACACATCCCGTCGAGTCCGCCATGTGTATTCCCGTTTGCGGATGACCTCGCCGACTGCGCGGTCGAGTTCCTCGGGCGACAGAGCCGCGCCATTCCCGACGATGGATCCCGTTATGGGCCGGCCGGCTGGAGTATCTTCGGAATACGCGGATGATGGAGCCGCTGCGGCCAGGGCAATAAGTATCGCGGCGGTTGTCGCGCCCCCCCTGAGGAATGACTTAAGTTCCGCCTTAAGGTCCGCCCCGGATCGTACTGAATCCCCATGGAAGCATCGAAGCACGTACGCCGCCTTCAGGACGGGATCGACGCACAGCCAGGCGATCCCCGCGGAAACGGCCAGGAAGGTGGTGTTCGTCGCAAACCAGGGTCCGGAGAGTAAAGGCATCTCGAAGCCCATGAGCGACCGGACAAGGTGCGGGAGGGCAGCGAGGGCGATCGCGACGTTCAGGAAAACGAACAGGCCGAAAAGGAACAGCAGGGACAGCAGCAGGTGATTCTGCCCCGGCCACAGGCGCGCCTGCCGCCAGGCCCTTTCCGCGACCGCCTTCGGTCCGTCCCCGTCTGCTCCCAGGATAGACAAGTTCTCGAAAAAAGCGTATGTCCAGCCGAACGGGACGGTAATCAACGCCGCGACAGGGAGAGCGAACAATCCCACAGGTTGCGCGAGCCCCTGGATCGCAAGTAAATTCATGACGCGACGGACGGTCCACCTGGGGGGCTGCTCTCCCGTCAGCCGCAAAAGCAGGCCGCGGGCGAAGGCAGCATGCCACCATTTCATCCATATATATAGGAAAGCCATTCCGAAAGCGGCTCCCCCGCAAGCCGAGGAAGCCGTCGGACTCCTGCTCATGTCCGCCCAGAAGTACAGGAAGCCGAGGACGAACGGCAGGCTTCCGATAAAATACGTCGCGACGAGGGACGGCGTGGACAACCTGAGCAGATTCGCCGCCTCCTCGGCCAAGGCGATCGCACCTACACCTTTACGCGTTCGTTCCCTCACGGCCGGGGAACTTTCGGATATCATCCTTTCCAGACTGTCCCCTCGTGGATCGCGGCAGGTAAAAGCAAAAGCACGCGGCCGACCATATAGAAGAATGCCCACGCGAGGAGAAATCCTCCTGCAGCCCATGCGGCCCGCGCAAATCCTGCAAGGGTCCTCGAATCGCCTGCACGGGATTCGCCCCCTCGCGCGATGCATGCCGCACAAGAGAGCCGTCCTTCGTGTTCGGCGATGCATTCGCGGCAGTAGTACCGTTCGCACGAAACGCAACGCCCGACGGCTTCCCGGGCAGGATGATGGAAGCAGCGCCGAAGGGCGACACCTGCGGTTGGATTCAGGTCGACCACGGCGTCAAGCGCCCGGCAAACCCGGGTGTTCGTTTATCGACCCGGGGGACGGAGTCTTCGGAATGACGATCCCTGTCCGCTGTATAGCGTTGACCGAAGCTTCGATGGTTTCCCGGGATAACCTTCCTTGCGCTCCTTCGATTGCGGAACGCAGGAGATCGGCGGTTTTTCGCGCGGGCTTCAAACGACGCAACGGCAGGAGTTCAACGGTCTGGACCGCCGTTCGGAGGAACACCGAACAGGAAGGACCGAGAACAAGGTTGACGATGAGCATCAGCAGGGAGAAAGCGGCAAGGACGCCCCAGAAAATCCGGTCCCATCCTGCGGACCACGCTCCGAACGCCGACATCATCGATCCCGTTATCGCGAACGCGATAAACCACGCTTTCCACCGGTCCGTCCGCGCGATCACTACCGCCTGAATGTCCCGGAAATAAAAACGCTTGTATGTTTCGGAGAAACGGTACCGGGAGACAAGAAGCAGGTGGTCCTGCGCCATCCAGAGGCTCTGGACGTCTCCGACCGGCAGAGTGTGCCGCCCCGGGGTCCGGTTATACACCGGCGCCAAGGAAAGCCTGCCGCGACAGATGAGGAGCGAGGAACTGCGAGTATGAGATCCAGGCCCACGCTGAAATCTGAACCGCCGCGAACAGAATCGCGGCCACGTAGCGCCACCTTGTCCTCGGAAGAACGCTCGAAGGCGCATTCCAACGGCTGACCGCGATGACCAGGGCCGCCGGAGCCGTCAGGGGTGTGACGAAAAAGAACAGGAGCGGGTAGACGGCAAGGGCCAGGGCGATTTCGTCGTAAAGGACTCGACGGGGAAGTTCTACCGGTTCGTCCTTCTCCCCGCCCGCTTCGAGGCACACGGGGCACAGATGACTGTTTCCGAGGTCCATGTGGCACAAATCGCAGACGAACCTTCCGCACCGGGCGCATATGGAAACAGCGCGGTTCCGCGGATGGAAAAAGCAGCTCGTTTCGCCGTCGACGGTCACGGGATCGCCCGGCCTGCCCTGGCCGGCATCACGGATAAGCGCCGGATAGACGTCCGCCCGAACGACGACTTTGCACGATGGGCAGGCGGACAGCCGGCCGGACCCCATAATCGACGCCGGGAGTGGAACTCTGCAGTTCGGGCAAATGACTGGATCTGGATTCATCCGGTCCGTCGCATCACTTCCGAACGACCCGCGTATCGCAGATCCGGTCGTGAAGCGCGCGCTTCTGATCGTCGAATGCCGCCATCAGATAACCGATCCCCAGGATGATTCCGCTGATCCACTCCGCAAAATGACGACCGAGAGCCCTTTTGTAGCTTACCGTACCGCCGTCCGAGGTCACAACCTTGATCCCAAGGGCCATCTTTCCCGGAGTCGCCGCGAATTTTCCGATGAACCAGGTTCCATACCAGACCGCGAAGGCGATGTTTATCAGCAAAATCACAGCCTGGCCCGCCATGAACACGCCAAAACGCTTCGTATCCTGCGTGCCGGGATTGAATGCGCCGTAAACGGCTCCCGTGAGATAGTTGGCGATTCCGATCAGCACGGAGTCGATAAGCTTTGCGCCGACACGGGGCCAGAAGCCGGCATAATTCATGGTTCCTGCAACACTAACCCCCTCCTTGATCCTTTGAAGGAATACGGGCTTGCATGACCAGCATATAAGGTTTTCCTTGTATCTGATCAGAGCGTCCGGCGCGTATGCTTTCCCGCAGATCGTGCAGAATCGTTCCGAGGCGGCGGCTTCCGGCGGATGATCGGCAACGGCGACGCCCCCCGTTTCGGCAGCATTCTTTACCGCGCCGAATGCCTTCCAATTTTCCATTCCTTCGTGCCATACCATGGTCTCGGGTAGAATCTTTCCATTCCGGAGTTCTCGTTCGAACGCTTCCTCTGAAACCGGCCCGATACGCTGACCGTTTTCTATGTAGTACCAGTCCACGGCCGCCTCCCCGGCATCGGTAATATGGAAATTCGCCTTGTCCGCATCTTATCCCTACCTTTCGGCTTTTCCGCATAAAACTTCAACGGGATATGGCGAACCTTATCGGCACCGGCCGGTTCGGACGTCAATACGGTAATATTCGACGGCGTTTTAATGCCTTCGAATTACATCATGCATTATTGGATTAAAAAAATTGGCGGAGGGGGTGGGATTCGAACCCACGTGGCGGCTCGCACCGCCAAGTCGATTTCGAGTCGACCCCGTTACGGCCACTTCGGTACCCCTCCGCGCGCAGGGAAGGTATTATATCGGAAACGCTTCACCTCAAAAACAGGGACGTTCTTAAAAACTCATTTTCTTATAAATTGAGGATACTCTCCGGATAGAAAACTCGGCATCTACGCAGGGACAAGCATACCGAAGAGTTTTTAAGAACGTCCCTGTTTTTGAGGTGAACCATGCACGACGGCTGGCGGATCGCCGCGCTGGTCCTATCCACGGCAGGGTACATTCTCGCCTTCATCCTTATTCCGCGGATCATCCTCGAGCGGCGCCAACCCGCCGCCACGGTCGCGTGGGTTCTTTCCATCGCGCTGCTGCCCGTGGTGGGCGTCCCGCTCTATTTCCTGGTCGGAGGATTCCGCATCCGCCGCCACATCCGCGCAAAGATCGGCGCTGTCGGCTCCGTCGAAAGCTCCGTCGAAAACCGTGTGCGGCCGACGGAGCTTCCTTCGCCCATCTCGGCAACCTGCGGGCAGGTGCTTTCGGCCGCCGGCGCACCTCCGCCGGTCATCGGGAACCGCGTCATCGTCATCGAGGGAGGCGTGGCCGCGTTCGGCGCCGCCCTCGGCCTGATAGAGGAAGCGCACGACCATATCCATGCGCAGTTCTTCATCCTCGACGTAGACATCATCGGGAAACGGTTCATCCATGCTCTTGCCTCGCGTGCAAGAGCGGGAATCCGCGTCAGGCTTCTCCTGGACGCGGTCGGTTCCTGGCGTGCGCTCCGCCAGATCGTCCAGCCGCTGCGGAAAGCGGGCGGTGAAGTCGCGGAGTTCCTGCCTGCCCTTCCACTTCACCGGAAGTGGTCTGCCCACCTGAGGAACCATCGCAAGCTCCTGATCGCCGACGGGCAAAAGGCATTCACGGGAGGGATGAACATCGGGAACCGATACATGTCGCCCAGGAACGAACCCCGGCTGTGGCGGGACAGTGCGGTGCTGGTCCAGGGAACGGGCGTGCGGGACCTTCAGGCGCTTTTCCTGGACGACTGGGCTTTCGCAACGGAGGAGGCGGGACCGGACGGAAATTTCTTCCCGCCCCTGACCCTTCCCCCGGGAGTCAAGCCGCGGGACGGGATGCTGCAGGTCGTCGCTTCGGGGCCCGACCGCTCGATGCGTCCCATCTACCAGGGAGTGTTCACGGCGTTCACGCTGGCCCGGCGGAGGATCTGGATCGCCACGCCCTACTTCGTTCCGGACGACGCCATCAGCACATGCCTCGAAAACGCCGCGCTTCGAGGAGTGGACGTGCGCCTTCTGGTGCCGGAGAAATCGGACCTGAAGACGGTCTGGATGGCAGGGCGTTCCTATTTCGACGAACTGATGCAGGCAGGGGTGAAAATCCACCTCTATCTCCCGACGAACCTCCATTCCAAGGTGCTCATCATCGACGACGACGTGGGAGTCGTGGGCTCCTCGAACGTGGATATCCGAAGCTTCTTCCTGAACTTCGAATTGGGGGTTTTCCTCTATGGCGGAAAAGAGATAGAAGCGCTTGCGGCCGGATTCGAGGGGGACCTTGCGCAATCGGCCGAGCTGGATCCGGAGGCCTTCGGCCGCCGGTCGAAGTTCGTGCGCCTCCTGGAGGACACATCCAGGATCTTCTCCCCTTTGTTCTGACAACCTTAAAAACAGGGACGTTCCAGGACTTAAAAACAGGGACGTTCCTGAGTTTTTTTTTAATTCGATGGAGAAAATGGCGTAAATTCCCCTCTTTGCTCGAAGGAAAAAACTCAGGAACGTCCCTGTTTTTAATTCACTCTTTTTTTAACGTCTTGAGCGAAAAAATCCGGTCAGAAGGGCGGAACACTCGTCCGCGAGGACGCCCGAGATAACCGAAGGGCGGTGGTTTAAACGGGGATCCGAAGCGAGCCGGTAGAGGGTGCGAACCGCTCCCGCCTTCGGGTCGTCGGCGCCATAGACGATTTCGCCGACCCGTGCGTGGATGGCTGCCCCCGCGCACATGGGGCACGGCTCGATCGTCACGACGAGCCGGCATCCTGCGAGGCGGTAGTTCCCCACTTTTTTCGCCGCGCTCCGCAGGGCCAGCACTTCGGCGTGCGCCGTCGGGTCGCAGGACGATACGGGGCGGTTGTGCGCGCGGGACAATATCTTCCCTTCGGGGGAAACTACCACGGCGCCCACGGGGACCTCGCCGGCCGCGCCGCCTTTCCTTGCTTCGAGCAGCGCGGCCCGCATCCATGTTTCCCGGGGATCAGTCACGAGGAATTCCGGCGGGAGGTCCGGTGGGGCGGCCTTCGCGCGGACCGCGGTGAGGCGGGGCGGACGGCGCGGCAGGCGCCGAAAACAGAAACTTTCTGATTACCCTTTGATCTTCCGGGGGAAGATTCCTGTAAAACGGCCAGTTCATCATCTGATGGTCGCGTTCCGCAGGGGGCATACCTCGCCACCCGGCAATCCTTTCCTTGAGCGCTCTCTTGCGGTCCGGCGGAAGCTCTCTCATTCTCCTGAAAAATTTCCGAATGACTGCC contains:
- a CDS encoding DUF3106 domain-containing protein, with translation MTPEEKERVRERYHRWKELPPERKERILERRRKWRELPEEERAFLRQRREIFREAPPEEKAVIRKFFRRMRELPPDRKRALKERIAGWRGMPPAERDHQMMNWPFYRNLPPEDQRVIRKFLFSAPAAPSAPPHRGPREGRPTGPPAGIPRD
- a CDS encoding DUF4129 domain-containing protein; this encodes MRERTRKGVGAIALAEEAANLLRLSTPSLVATYFIGSLPFVLGFLYFWADMSRSPTASSACGGAAFGMAFLYIWMKWWHAAFARGLLLRLTGEQPPRWTVRRVMNLLAIQGLAQPVGLFALPVAALITVPFGWTYAFFENLSILGADGDGPKAVAERAWRQARLWPGQNHLLLSLLFLFGLFVFLNVAIALAALPHLVRSLMGFEMPLLSGPWFATNTTFLAVSAGIAWLCVDPVLKAAYVLRCFHGDSVRSGADLKAELKSFLRGGATTAAILIALAAAAPSSAYSEDTPAGRPITGSIVGNGAALSPEELDRAVGEVIRKREYTWRTRRDVSPKKESPEEKGFLASLVTSVGESLDYALRTIAKWVRNFARWWRETFPDRDAPEAKRGGGPDRLVVPQLLLYALLALVACLLAVGIARWRKSRRADSSVDGMAAAGAAPDLACEDLSPTRLPTSEWLDLASELGIKGELRLALRALFLAGLSHLARSGAISVARFKSNREYERELRRRAHDRAELVEAFTETVAVFERTWYGTHAVDGEVLGSFRKNLDRIIAHADE
- the cls gene encoding cardiolipin synthase — translated: MHDGWRIAALVLSTAGYILAFILIPRIILERRQPAATVAWVLSIALLPVVGVPLYFLVGGFRIRRHIRAKIGAVGSVESSVENRVRPTELPSPISATCGQVLSAAGAPPPVIGNRVIVIEGGVAAFGAALGLIEEAHDHIHAQFFILDVDIIGKRFIHALASRARAGIRVRLLLDAVGSWRALRQIVQPLRKAGGEVAEFLPALPLHRKWSAHLRNHRKLLIADGQKAFTGGMNIGNRYMSPRNEPRLWRDSAVLVQGTGVRDLQALFLDDWAFATEEAGPDGNFFPPLTLPPGVKPRDGMLQVVASGPDRSMRPIYQGVFTAFTLARRRIWIATPYFVPDDAISTCLENAALRGVDVRLLVPEKSDLKTVWMAGRSYFDELMQAGVKIHLYLPTNLHSKVLIIDDDVGVVGSSNVDIRSFFLNFELGVFLYGGKEIEALAAGFEGDLAQSAELDPEAFGRRSKFVRLLEDTSRIFSPLF
- a CDS encoding RDD family protein produces the protein MDWYYIENGQRIGPVSEEAFERELRNGKILPETMVWHEGMENWKAFGAVKNAAETGGVAVADHPPEAAASERFCTICGKAYAPDALIRYKENLICWSCKPVFLQRIKEGVSVAGTMNYAGFWPRVGAKLIDSVLIGIANYLTGAVYGAFNPGTQDTKRFGVFMAGQAVILLINIAFAVWYGTWFIGKFAATPGKMALGIKVVTSDGGTVSYKRALGRHFAEWISGIILGIGYLMAAFDDQKRALHDRICDTRVVRK
- a CDS encoding nucleoside deaminase — encoded protein: MRAALLEARKGGAAGEVPVGAVVVSPEGKILSRAHNRPVSSCDPTAHAEVLALRSAAKKVGNYRLAGCRLVVTIEPCPMCAGAAIHARVGEIVYGADDPKAGAVRTLYRLASDPRLNHRPSVISGVLADECSALLTGFFRSRR